A window of the Rubeoparvulum massiliense genome harbors these coding sequences:
- the pckA gene encoding phosphoenolpyruvate carboxykinase (ATP), whose translation MNPYERSLQHLMESSRVSFNLPVSALIEKSLASKEASLAVNGALLATTGKYTGRSPHDKFIVQEASTGEKIAWGDVNKPFTQEKFEQLFQRVMAYLQNRDLYVFDGYAGADTTYRLPIRVINEFAWQNLFVHNLFIRPTAEELAEHQPEFSVIAAPGFKAIPEVDGTNSEAFIIINFEQRIVLIGGTSYAGEMKKSIFSVMNFLLPQRDVLSMHCSANMGEDGNVALFFGLSGTGKTTLSADPERHLIGDDEHGWSEQGVFNIEGGCYAKCIQLSAEKEPQIFNAIRFGSVLENVDMDPVTRQLDYDSNRYTENTRTAYPINYIDNCVIPGVGGHPTAILFLTADAFGVLPPIARLTKEQAMYHFMSGYTSKLAGTERGITEPQATFSTCFGAPFLPLDPSIYAKMLGDKMEKHQVEVFLVNTGWTGGPYGVGKRMNLAYTRAMVRAAIQGKLRNVAYETDPIFGLHIPTTCPDVPSEILQPRNTWQDKSEYDKYARMLANKFQENFKHFAHAPAAVRLAGPQFD comes from the coding sequence ATGAATCCTTATGAACGTTCATTGCAACACCTGATGGAATCAAGTCGTGTCTCCTTTAATCTTCCTGTCTCTGCCCTGATTGAGAAATCTTTAGCTAGCAAAGAAGCTTCTCTAGCTGTTAATGGAGCGCTTCTCGCTACAACAGGCAAATATACCGGTCGTTCACCTCATGATAAATTTATTGTACAGGAAGCATCTACAGGTGAAAAAATCGCCTGGGGTGATGTAAATAAGCCATTTACTCAAGAAAAATTTGAGCAGCTTTTTCAACGGGTTATGGCTTACCTACAAAATCGCGACCTCTACGTTTTTGATGGATATGCCGGGGCTGATACAACTTATCGTCTCCCCATCCGTGTAATCAATGAATTTGCTTGGCAAAATCTCTTTGTGCATAACTTGTTTATTCGCCCAACAGCCGAAGAGTTAGCTGAACACCAACCCGAGTTTAGTGTTATCGCTGCACCAGGCTTCAAGGCGATTCCTGAAGTAGACGGAACCAACTCTGAAGCCTTTATCATCATTAATTTTGAACAACGAATTGTCCTCATCGGCGGCACAAGTTATGCAGGTGAGATGAAAAAGTCAATCTTTAGCGTGATGAATTTCCTATTACCACAGCGTGATGTTCTCTCCATGCATTGCTCCGCAAACATGGGGGAAGATGGCAATGTGGCACTCTTCTTTGGCCTTTCTGGGACTGGGAAAACCACGCTATCTGCTGATCCGGAGCGCCATCTCATTGGTGATGATGAACATGGTTGGTCAGAACAAGGGGTCTTCAATATTGAAGGTGGTTGCTATGCAAAGTGTATCCAACTTTCAGCGGAGAAAGAACCACAAATTTTCAATGCCATTCGCTTTGGATCTGTGCTTGAGAATGTAGATATGGATCCTGTAACACGTCAATTGGATTATGATTCTAACCGCTATACTGAGAATACACGGACTGCCTACCCCATCAATTATATTGATAACTGTGTTATACCTGGCGTTGGAGGTCACCCTACTGCTATACTTTTCCTAACAGCAGATGCATTCGGCGTCCTACCACCGATTGCACGCCTAACGAAAGAACAGGCTATGTACCACTTCATGTCTGGTTATACGAGCAAGCTGGCAGGGACGGAACGAGGCATTACAGAACCTCAAGCGACGTTCTCAACCTGCTTTGGTGCTCCCTTCCTTCCCCTTGATCCCAGCATCTACGCCAAGATGCTCGGGGATAAGATGGAGAAACACCAAGTAGAAGTCTTCCTTGTCAATACAGGATGGACTGGTGGTCCATACGGTGTGGGCAAACGGATGAATTTAGCCTATACAAGAGCAATGGTACGTGCGGCTATTCAAGGCAAACTACGTAATGTTGCTTATGAGACAGACCCCATCTTTGGTCTGCATATTCCTACAACATGTCCTGATGTTCCTAGTGAAATTTTACAACCTCGTAATACCTGGCAGGATAAATCCGAGTATGACAAATATGCTCGTATGTTAGCCAATAAGTTCCAAGAGAACTTTAAGCATTTTGCTCATGCTCCAGCAGCTGTCCGATTAGCTGGTCCCCAATTTGATTAA
- the liaF gene encoding cell wall-active antibiotics response protein LiaF: MFKIFLGFGILLLGIILLLSNLDIIAVDLSLGSLFATYWPMLIIVWGFTEVIYGLPRFIGGLKRRQRGSAQRLIWGLLIASVGIILQGNRLGIFHVSWGDFWSWVWPLLLIYIGYLIIFAGGPRVIYVNNRKRAERVRRDGEFIQKDHRLIGDINLGGSSWQLQDMNQWVGIGDIDLDLSRAVLSEGETNIELSGWIGDVNVWVPSDMAIKVNANIQIGDAIIFHHAQEGVLRNFSYISEGYEEADKKINLDISFFIGDVKVRWVD, from the coding sequence ATGTTTAAGATATTCTTGGGGTTCGGTATTCTTTTACTTGGAATAATATTACTACTTTCCAATTTAGACATCATTGCCGTAGATCTTAGTTTGGGGTCACTGTTTGCTACCTATTGGCCCATGTTGATTATTGTTTGGGGTTTTACAGAAGTGATTTATGGTCTACCGCGGTTCATTGGCGGGTTGAAGCGGAGACAACGGGGAAGCGCTCAACGTTTGATCTGGGGATTACTCATCGCATCTGTTGGTATCATCCTTCAAGGCAATCGTCTCGGTATTTTTCATGTGAGCTGGGGAGACTTCTGGAGCTGGGTTTGGCCATTACTTTTGATTTATATCGGTTATTTGATCATCTTCGCAGGGGGTCCTCGGGTTATTTATGTTAATAATCGGAAAAGGGCTGAAAGAGTTAGAAGGGATGGTGAGTTTATTCAGAAGGATCACCGCTTGATAGGGGATATTAATCTGGGTGGATCATCATGGCAGCTACAAGATATGAATCAATGGGTGGGTATCGGTGATATTGACCTGGATTTGAGCCGTGCCGTGCTATCAGAGGGAGAGACCAATATTGAGCTCTCAGGTTGGATCGGCGATGTCAATGTTTGGGTTCCAAGTGACATGGCAATTAAAGTCAATGCCAATATTCAAATTGGCGATGCCATCATCTTCCATCATGCCCAGGAAGGAGTCTTGCGAAATTTTTCATACATCAGTGAAGGATATGAAGAAGCAGATAAGAAGATCAATTTGGACATCTCCTTCTTTATTGGTGATGTGAAAGTTCGGTGGGTGGATTAA
- a CDS encoding response regulator transcription factor, producing the protein MAESIRILIVDDHEMVRMGLHTFLMTEEGLEVVGEAKDGKEAFELVRELLPDVVLMDLVMDGQNGIEATAKIHQWVQAQNQNIRVLVLTSYLDHEMIIPVLEAGASGYILKTSSAQEIARAIRRCYGGESVIEGQVATMMLQHMRNAHPKHEQLTQRELEVLGLLGQGKNNKEIGEILHIGLKTVKTHVSNILAKLELEDRTNAAIYANKHNLV; encoded by the coding sequence ATGGCGGAGTCGATTCGAATATTGATCGTGGATGATCACGAAATGGTAAGGATGGGTCTCCATACTTTTCTTATGACCGAAGAGGGGTTGGAGGTAGTAGGAGAAGCGAAGGATGGTAAGGAAGCATTTGAACTAGTTCGGGAATTACTGCCAGATGTGGTACTTATGGATCTGGTCATGGATGGACAGAATGGAATTGAAGCGACGGCGAAGATTCATCAATGGGTACAAGCACAAAACCAGAATATCCGTGTTTTGGTACTTACTAGCTACTTAGATCATGAAATGATCATTCCGGTATTGGAGGCGGGAGCTTCAGGTTATATTCTGAAAACCAGTAGTGCACAAGAGATCGCTAGAGCGATACGGCGATGCTATGGTGGCGAATCGGTTATCGAGGGACAGGTCGCTACCATGATGCTACAGCATATGAGAAATGCTCATCCCAAGCATGAACAACTCACACAACGCGAGCTCGAAGTATTAGGTCTATTAGGCCAAGGGAAGAACAATAAAGAAATTGGTGAAATACTTCACATTGGATTAAAAACGGTGAAAACACATGTGAGTAATATTCTTGCTAAATTGGAGCTGGAGGATCGTACCAACGCGGCCATTTATGCTAACAAACATAACTTAGTGTAG
- a CDS encoding c-type cytochrome → MKYSKYILSLSVLLLAVTTACQGGAKNPQPAAPEENEIIEEAPSEKPVEELLDQATSLYANDLTSSSIQEAHFTIERGAQDIYPLLTRWYQLEYDLWVKGVEHINAYTKDGALIKPQPGNQFWMLHVAFLNRSPEPAPFFWNIGLEMKNELAVVINGKTEDVAEDAAEDEEILTFDAQTILFKPQMELPIEEEEKYQGYALPNEMMNAYVIYEVPSRYTYRDVYALQGKLTTQTFENRELTLFATVFDEIPNHQDWLVVNGALYIQGDHVVSPEYMQAAIRGESVMSMVKEQVPSDTPLTKVKNGDASVLPVGAKVYPLSNSMVLNALYSAVVVQVGEDEWHYYYRPPAQMLDEALLREDPAAIVNTQCITCHAVEGRTPRFMIEGLDELSDEEILNQIRNGSKGMPSFEQYISEEGLNNLVQYLRELKK, encoded by the coding sequence ATGAAGTACAGCAAATATATACTTAGCCTCTCTGTGCTCCTACTCGCTGTGACTACAGCCTGCCAAGGTGGAGCCAAGAATCCACAGCCAGCAGCACCAGAGGAGAATGAGATCATCGAGGAAGCTCCATCGGAAAAACCCGTAGAAGAGTTATTGGATCAAGCTACTTCACTCTATGCTAATGACTTAACCTCTTCTTCTATACAAGAAGCTCATTTTACCATTGAGCGGGGAGCACAAGATATTTATCCACTATTGACCCGTTGGTACCAGCTGGAGTATGACTTGTGGGTAAAGGGAGTGGAACATATCAATGCTTATACGAAGGATGGAGCACTGATTAAACCTCAACCAGGAAATCAGTTCTGGATGCTTCATGTTGCTTTTCTCAATCGCAGTCCAGAACCGGCACCTTTCTTTTGGAATATCGGGCTAGAGATGAAAAATGAACTCGCTGTGGTTATTAATGGAAAGACTGAAGATGTTGCAGAAGATGCCGCGGAAGATGAGGAAATTCTCACCTTCGATGCCCAGACCATTTTATTTAAACCTCAGATGGAACTTCCCATTGAAGAAGAAGAAAAGTATCAAGGATATGCACTTCCCAATGAGATGATGAATGCCTATGTCATATATGAAGTTCCATCTCGGTATACTTATCGAGATGTTTACGCTTTACAAGGAAAGTTGACTACCCAAACCTTTGAAAATCGTGAGCTCACTTTATTTGCGACCGTGTTTGATGAGATCCCTAATCATCAAGATTGGCTAGTGGTCAACGGTGCCCTATATATTCAAGGTGATCATGTTGTTTCACCAGAATATATGCAGGCTGCCATTCGTGGAGAAAGTGTGATGAGTATGGTGAAGGAGCAGGTCCCTTCCGACACACCACTAACGAAAGTAAAGAATGGTGACGCTTCGGTGTTGCCTGTTGGTGCAAAGGTTTATCCCCTATCCAACTCCATGGTGCTGAATGCCCTCTATTCTGCCGTGGTCGTACAAGTGGGTGAGGATGAATGGCACTATTATTATCGACCACCTGCGCAGATGTTAGATGAGGCATTACTTCGCGAAGACCCAGCCGCCATTGTAAACACACAATGTATCACTTGCCATGCTGTGGAAGGTCGTACCCCACGTTTTATGATTGAGGGCTTGGATGAACTGAGTGATGAGGAGATACTGAATCAAATCCGCAATGGATCAAAAGGAATGCCCTCCTTTGAACAATATATTTCCGAGGAAGGACTCAATAATCTAGTGCAGTATTTACGTGAGTTGAAGAAATAG
- a CDS encoding phosphodiester glycosidase family protein, whose product MRSLLPILNAFLLLLIAPILGIVLIVGFDGQEMLALDLSSAKLPVAPLEQQMNEMETAIHSIQQSLDSFSQQANSEKGDFEAQKAALDTLIVKSQKQTASLPYLGKLLYEQNFARAIGSGPTYTHHSETADIKIYPVHRNQYRGYLAKVKAYKGNAFYVSTAKDGRGTRETTSSAAKRNKAILAINGGGFYPARDHGRTVYYPLGNTMVNGELIGSFMPSYSELFFAGFDPHGKLVGGYYESFDAFKQDQPHNGVSFLPVLLKDGKKQEIPRSWQNRRQPRTIMGVLKNGDVLFLVIDGRQSNWSKGITLEETQSFLQQIGCIDAYNLDGGGSTTMVYNNKIINRPSEGKERPVTTHIMVRP is encoded by the coding sequence ATGCGCTCATTACTCCCCATTCTTAATGCTTTCTTGCTGCTCTTAATCGCTCCCATCCTTGGGATCGTCTTAATCGTGGGTTTTGATGGACAAGAGATGCTGGCATTAGATCTTTCTAGCGCAAAGCTTCCTGTTGCTCCTCTAGAGCAGCAAATGAATGAAATGGAGACTGCCATTCATTCCATTCAACAATCATTGGACTCCTTTTCTCAGCAGGCCAACAGTGAAAAGGGCGACTTTGAAGCACAAAAAGCAGCTTTGGATACCTTGATTGTCAAAAGTCAAAAACAGACCGCTTCCCTTCCTTACCTTGGCAAGCTGTTATACGAACAGAATTTCGCTCGAGCAATCGGCTCAGGGCCTACATATACACACCATTCAGAAACTGCCGATATCAAAATCTATCCTGTCCATCGTAACCAGTATCGCGGTTACCTGGCCAAGGTCAAGGCCTATAAAGGAAATGCCTTCTATGTATCCACTGCGAAGGATGGTCGTGGAACTCGTGAGACCACAAGCAGTGCAGCCAAGCGAAACAAAGCGATTCTAGCCATTAATGGAGGCGGCTTCTATCCTGCACGGGATCATGGTAGGACTGTATACTACCCACTGGGCAATACCATGGTGAATGGCGAACTGATCGGCTCCTTTATGCCAAGTTATTCGGAACTATTCTTTGCTGGTTTTGACCCCCATGGAAAGCTTGTAGGGGGCTACTATGAATCCTTCGATGCCTTCAAGCAGGACCAACCGCATAATGGTGTCAGCTTCCTTCCTGTCTTACTCAAGGATGGTAAGAAGCAGGAAATACCAAGAAGCTGGCAGAACCGGCGACAGCCTCGTACCATTATGGGCGTTCTAAAAAATGGTGATGTGCTTTTTCTCGTCATTGATGGTCGCCAATCCAATTGGAGTAAAGGGATCACCCTTGAAGAAACACAATCCTTCCTTCAGCAAATCGGCTGTATCGATGCATATAATCTAGATGGTGGTGGCTCAACCACCATGGTTTATAATAATAAAATCATCAATCGACCTTCTGAGGGGAAAGAACGTCCCGTTACCACTCATATCATGGTTCGTCCTTAA
- a CDS encoding ABC transporter substrate-binding protein produces MKKATLSVLSLILLFSVVVAGCSSSNEVNTSKEPRQLHIASYNVESLQEEYVNYYELTHKNVEIKTSAYMDQVSKDDERPFYEIIKSKLDQEDAPDVMIVDLETMERLAQDGYLQPMDSIIKESKSSLKDLIPTVLDTLKLKSDSSLYGLPLSFGSTALCYNKDLFDAANMPYPTDNMTWDEIFQLAESMSSGDGEERIYGLEVGGEGKALELLGIQAAQKGLMLVGEDLQTVTVNTPEWKALWQKIKALKDADVFSPAFDWEAAMQEGVEPEPYADDPFMAGKAAMSIKSSFQIMNLDESMMMMLGVKERPFNWDIVTIPVQADRPNAGGMIYVNEIVVINKNTPNLETAKDFVNYISSDEVAKVKAESNTYAFIPRADYVKQQGLELNYEAFYKLEPIENMNPLPTELTEKYQAGWNLMDIYQKNFMQMYNGEVDGDTALQQTQVQLDEALQRIIAEADESKDTNDHSTK; encoded by the coding sequence ATGAAGAAGGCAACGCTGTCTGTTCTAAGTCTCATTTTACTATTTTCTGTGGTAGTAGCAGGTTGTTCGTCAAGTAATGAAGTGAATACTTCCAAGGAACCAAGGCAATTGCATATCGCTAGTTATAATGTAGAGTCGTTACAGGAAGAGTATGTGAACTACTACGAATTAACACATAAGAATGTAGAGATTAAAACCAGTGCCTACATGGATCAAGTTAGTAAAGATGATGAGAGACCATTTTATGAGATCATTAAATCGAAACTGGATCAAGAAGATGCTCCGGATGTGATGATTGTGGATTTGGAGACGATGGAGCGTTTGGCACAAGATGGTTATCTCCAGCCAATGGATAGTATAATCAAAGAGAGTAAAAGTAGTCTAAAAGACTTGATTCCTACGGTATTAGATACCTTAAAATTAAAAAGCGATAGCTCATTGTATGGTCTTCCTTTAAGTTTCGGTAGTACTGCACTTTGCTATAACAAAGATTTGTTTGATGCAGCCAATATGCCCTATCCCACTGATAATATGACTTGGGACGAGATCTTTCAGCTCGCTGAGAGCATGAGTAGCGGTGACGGTGAGGAGCGTATCTATGGTCTTGAAGTAGGTGGAGAAGGAAAAGCATTAGAACTCTTAGGCATACAGGCAGCACAAAAAGGTTTAATGCTTGTAGGGGAAGATTTACAAACGGTTACAGTGAATACTCCTGAGTGGAAAGCACTTTGGCAAAAGATCAAGGCATTAAAAGACGCTGATGTGTTCTCTCCTGCTTTTGATTGGGAGGCAGCAATGCAGGAAGGCGTGGAGCCAGAACCATATGCGGATGATCCATTCATGGCTGGTAAAGCGGCGATGTCAATTAAAAGTTCTTTTCAGATCATGAATCTTGATGAATCAATGATGATGATGTTAGGTGTAAAGGAAAGACCATTTAACTGGGATATTGTGACCATCCCTGTTCAAGCTGACCGACCTAATGCAGGTGGGATGATCTATGTGAATGAGATTGTTGTTATTAACAAGAATACGCCAAACTTAGAGACCGCGAAGGATTTTGTGAACTATATTTCCAGTGATGAAGTGGCTAAAGTAAAGGCAGAGAGCAATACGTATGCTTTTATCCCACGTGCAGATTACGTGAAGCAGCAGGGACTAGAACTGAATTACGAAGCCTTCTATAAGCTGGAGCCCATTGAGAATATGAATCCACTGCCAACAGAGTTAACGGAGAAGTATCAAGCTGGGTGGAATCTGATGGATATTTATCAGAAGAATTTTATGCAGATGTACAATGGTGAAGTGGATGGGGATACTGCACTTCAACAGACCCAAGTTCAGTTAGATGAAGCATTACAAAGGATTATTGCTGAGGCGGATGAATCGAAGGACACGAATGATCATAGCACGAAATAG
- a CDS encoding HAMP domain-containing sensor histidine kinase, producing the protein MLKRLQGVQWNILRVSLYSAMIALLLWLLFMLAGLFLIMDEPSDWSQLKDLFVELGFHAGPSLIWLILSMLIAILLTLRYIGYPCGKLLKNRLLSLIDATRAVSMGRLNKRVHSEGSDEIAELARQFNEVAKRTEQHVASLQRLVDENVYLLDQSKQAAVLDERRKLARDLHDAVSQQLFATSMMLTAILRQFETHPDETKAQLYQIERMIHHAQQELRALLMHLRPIQLADGTLQEGLQQLFVELAQKHPNITWDWTIEENVKLSRGVEEQIFRVTQEAIANLLRHSQATKAVFKMECKGHRLKIYIEDNGVGFQPNQTKQTSYGLLMMQERITEIGGKLNILTFPNKGTKLDITVPIQRKEENKDGGVDSNIDRG; encoded by the coding sequence ATGTTGAAACGCTTGCAAGGAGTCCAATGGAATATTCTGCGTGTTAGTCTCTATTCAGCGATGATCGCACTCTTATTATGGCTCCTCTTTATGCTAGCGGGCTTGTTTTTAATCATGGATGAGCCGTCGGATTGGTCACAGCTTAAAGACCTGTTTGTCGAGTTGGGATTCCATGCTGGACCAAGCCTGATTTGGCTGATTCTTAGTATGCTCATCGCCATTCTCCTTACACTCCGCTATATTGGTTACCCCTGTGGAAAGCTGTTGAAAAATCGCTTGCTCTCCCTCATCGATGCCACACGGGCGGTATCGATGGGACGTTTGAATAAGCGGGTTCATAGTGAAGGATCCGATGAAATTGCTGAATTGGCCCGCCAGTTCAATGAGGTCGCTAAACGTACTGAACAGCATGTTGCTTCATTACAGAGATTAGTTGATGAAAATGTATATCTTCTTGATCAGTCGAAACAAGCTGCAGTATTGGATGAACGTCGGAAGCTAGCACGGGATCTTCATGATGCTGTAAGTCAACAGCTTTTTGCCACATCGATGATGTTGACAGCAATTCTCCGTCAATTTGAGACGCATCCTGATGAAACGAAAGCACAGTTATACCAAATTGAGAGAATGATTCATCATGCGCAGCAGGAATTGCGAGCATTGCTCATGCATCTTCGACCGATTCAGCTTGCTGACGGAACATTACAAGAAGGATTGCAGCAGCTTTTTGTAGAGCTTGCACAGAAACATCCCAATATCACTTGGGATTGGACGATTGAAGAGAATGTTAAGCTTAGTAGAGGTGTGGAAGAACAGATTTTTCGTGTGACTCAAGAAGCTATCGCCAATCTATTACGTCATTCTCAAGCGACGAAAGCAGTTTTTAAGATGGAGTGCAAGGGTCACCGTCTTAAGATCTATATCGAGGATAATGGTGTTGGATTTCAGCCTAATCAAACGAAGCAAACGTCGTATGGGCTTTTGATGATGCAGGAGCGGATTACTGAGATTGGGGGTAAGTTAAATATTCTTACCTTCCCTAACAAGGGTACGAAGCTGGATATTACTGTTCCTATCCAGCGAAAGGAGGAGAATAAGGATGGCGGAGTCGATTCGAATATTGATCGTGGATGA
- a CDS encoding GTP pyrophosphokinase, whose product MDGRDWNKFLIPYEQAVEELKVKFRSIRKELKKRSEYSPIEFVTGRVKQVSSILEKSKKLAIPLDRLEEEMEDIAGIRIMCQFVEDIERVVNHIRQRNDFTIAYEKDYVNHQKTSGYRSYHIVIRYPLQTIYGEKEILAEIQIRTLAMNFWATIEHSLNYKYKQQLPEPIQERLRKAAEAAFQLDREMSTIREEIMDAQMMFANKSDLMATTLNRIQELYASGHVEEAQTIQEQFMQLWVAEDMTAIYILYQHLNQRIEEIKQI is encoded by the coding sequence ATGGATGGACGAGACTGGAATAAATTTTTAATTCCATATGAACAGGCTGTTGAGGAGTTAAAAGTGAAGTTCCGTAGCATTCGTAAGGAACTGAAGAAGCGCTCAGAGTATTCTCCCATTGAATTTGTTACTGGTAGAGTGAAGCAGGTTTCAAGTATCCTAGAAAAATCCAAGAAATTAGCGATCCCTCTTGATCGTCTTGAAGAAGAGATGGAGGATATAGCAGGTATTCGAATCATGTGCCAATTTGTGGAGGATATTGAACGTGTGGTGAATCATATCCGACAACGGAATGACTTTACCATCGCTTATGAGAAGGATTATGTGAATCATCAGAAGACCAGTGGCTACCGTAGCTATCATATTGTAATTCGCTATCCTCTTCAGACCATCTATGGTGAGAAAGAGATCTTAGCTGAGATTCAGATCCGTACACTGGCGATGAATTTCTGGGCAACAATTGAGCATTCTCTTAATTATAAGTATAAGCAGCAGCTACCTGAACCGATCCAAGAACGGCTTCGTAAAGCAGCAGAGGCAGCCTTCCAGCTTGATCGAGAAATGTCAACGATTCGCGAAGAGATCATGGATGCCCAAATGATGTTTGCCAATAAGTCTGATTTGATGGCGACTACCCTGAATCGGATTCAAGAATTATATGCATCAGGTCATGTTGAAGAAGCCCAAACGATTCAAGAGCAGTTTATGCAATTGTGGGTAGCAGAGGATATGACAGCAATTTATATCCTGTATCAACATCTTAACCAACGAATCGAAGAGATTAAGCAAATATAA
- the pepV gene encoding dipeptidase PepV: MMMINWQQEVENRKEELFSKLKEFLSIRSVEEEASKEEGAPFGKGVAQALQFILDESKAAGFKTKNLDGFAGHAEMGEGEELIGILCHVDVVPEGTGWTTPPYQPTIRNGRIYARGAVDDKGPTMAALFAARIVKDLGLPLNRRVRLIFGANEETGWKCVEHYFAHEEMPTLGFAPDADFPIIYAEKGIMGIRIHLPIATDHGKNVGKQNESQILLSRFQAGYRSNMVPETAMAELHGSAGQLKEVEEGFLHYCKQFQLEGHAKLTGEQINLQLEGKAAHGSMPELGINAGVMLIHFLKGLNIDDEASRWVNLIDQFFYEDTKGAKLGVAREDEISGALTNNAGVLSYEQGGKNEVQLNLRYPVSYQGGPIFQQVQEVLQAAGAEVELLSDQAPHHVNEDDELVTTLQRVYEEQTGQPAKLIAIGGGTYARVLKRGVAYGPVFPGREDVAHQRDEYIEIDDLLRATAIYAQAIYELAK, encoded by the coding sequence GTGATGATGATTAACTGGCAACAAGAAGTGGAAAATCGAAAGGAGGAACTCTTTAGTAAATTGAAGGAGTTCTTAAGTATCCGTAGCGTTGAAGAGGAGGCGAGTAAGGAGGAGGGAGCTCCTTTTGGTAAAGGTGTTGCGCAAGCTCTTCAATTCATTCTTGATGAGTCAAAGGCTGCAGGCTTTAAAACCAAAAATCTAGATGGCTTTGCAGGTCACGCTGAGATGGGAGAAGGAGAAGAGTTGATTGGCATCCTCTGTCATGTAGATGTTGTACCTGAAGGTACAGGCTGGACAACTCCGCCATATCAACCAACCATTCGCAATGGTCGTATCTATGCAAGGGGAGCGGTTGACGACAAAGGGCCAACCATGGCTGCACTTTTTGCCGCCCGTATCGTTAAAGATCTAGGTCTTCCTCTCAATCGCCGTGTTCGCTTAATCTTCGGTGCTAATGAAGAAACCGGCTGGAAATGTGTAGAACACTATTTTGCCCATGAGGAAATGCCTACTTTAGGTTTTGCTCCTGACGCTGACTTTCCCATCATTTATGCAGAGAAGGGGATTATGGGTATTCGTATTCATCTCCCAATCGCTACTGACCATGGAAAAAATGTAGGGAAGCAAAACGAGTCGCAGATCCTTCTATCCCGCTTTCAGGCAGGATATCGAAGCAATATGGTGCCGGAGACGGCCATGGCTGAACTACACGGATCCGCAGGTCAGTTGAAAGAGGTAGAAGAGGGATTCCTACACTACTGTAAACAGTTCCAATTAGAAGGACATGCCAAGCTCACAGGGGAGCAGATCAATCTTCAATTGGAAGGGAAGGCTGCCCATGGCAGTATGCCTGAATTGGGTATCAATGCAGGGGTGATGCTGATTCACTTCTTAAAAGGCTTGAATATTGACGATGAGGCCAGCCGTTGGGTGAACTTAATCGATCAATTCTTTTATGAGGATACGAAGGGTGCGAAGCTCGGTGTAGCTAGGGAAGATGAAATTTCTGGTGCACTCACAAATAATGCTGGCGTTCTCTCCTATGAGCAAGGAGGTAAGAATGAAGTACAGCTCAATCTCCGTTATCCTGTCTCCTATCAAGGGGGGCCAATTTTCCAACAGGTGCAAGAAGTATTGCAGGCTGCAGGGGCTGAAGTGGAGCTCCTTTCAGATCAAGCACCGCATCATGTCAACGAGGATGATGAATTGGTCACTACGCTACAACGGGTTTATGAAGAACAGACTGGTCAACCAGCGAAGTTGATCGCCATTGGTGGCGGTACATATGCCCGTGTATTGAAACGGGGAGTTGCATATGGTCCGGTCTTTCCTGGACGGGAGGATGTAGCTCATCAGCGCGATGAATATATTGAAATTGATGATCTACTTCGCGCCACAGCCATTTATGCCCAAGCCATCTATGAGCTAGCTAAATAG